Proteins encoded within one genomic window of Nonomuraea gerenzanensis:
- a CDS encoding TauD/TfdA dioxygenase family protein — protein MIEFHPVTKHIGAEVTGVDLRKPLSEEEVATLRAGWLEHLVLFFRDQPIDDDQHLQFALNFGTLNHPAFKKDSSSPIHVLDQTSPKGEGGDEWHSDNTFEPTPPMGSLLRCVQLPSVGGDTCWANTYLAYETLSKPIQRLCDELKAEHDITMSMKKAISKGHPFDLAEIQAKWPPVERPVVRVHAETGRKALFVNRASTTRLVGLSDRENEALLPFLIDHIRSPEFQLRLRWRPGTLAFWDNRPTQHYAVADYTERRRMHRVTINAFPEHADK, from the coding sequence ATGATCGAGTTCCATCCCGTGACCAAGCACATCGGCGCCGAGGTCACCGGGGTCGATCTGCGCAAGCCGCTGTCGGAGGAAGAGGTCGCGACCCTGCGGGCGGGGTGGCTCGAGCACCTCGTGCTGTTCTTCCGCGACCAGCCCATCGACGACGACCAGCACCTGCAGTTCGCCCTGAACTTCGGCACGCTCAACCACCCCGCGTTCAAGAAGGACTCCAGCAGCCCCATCCACGTCCTCGACCAGACCTCGCCCAAGGGGGAGGGCGGCGACGAGTGGCACAGCGACAACACCTTCGAGCCGACCCCGCCCATGGGCTCCCTGCTGCGCTGTGTGCAACTGCCCAGCGTCGGCGGCGACACGTGCTGGGCGAACACGTACCTGGCCTACGAGACGCTGTCCAAGCCGATCCAGCGGCTGTGCGACGAGCTGAAGGCCGAGCACGACATCACGATGTCGATGAAGAAGGCGATCTCCAAGGGGCACCCGTTCGACCTGGCGGAGATCCAGGCCAAGTGGCCGCCGGTGGAGCGGCCCGTGGTGCGGGTGCACGCCGAGACCGGCCGCAAGGCGCTGTTCGTCAACCGGGCCTCCACCACGCGGCTGGTGGGGCTGAGCGACCGGGAGAACGAGGCGCTGCTGCCGTTCCTGATCGACCACATCCGCTCTCCCGAGTTCCAGCTGCGGCTGCGCTGGCGGCCGGGCACCCTGGCCTTCTGGGACAACCGCCCGACCCAGCACTACGCCGTCGCCGACTACACCGAACGCCGCCGCATGCACCGCGTCACGATCAACGCGTTCCCGGAGCATGCGGACAAATAG
- a CDS encoding carbohydrate kinase family protein, which produces MTRVVVVGDLMTDAVARARYALARASDTPAIVTMHGGGSGANISSWLAVEGAEVAFIGRRGADITGRNRDMELMGYGVDARLVMDPERPTGTCVVLVTHKGERTMLSDPGANAALSPEDLPRDLFTQGAHLHLSGYTLINEGSRDAGLAALDMARRAGMSISVDCASSAPLERTGAEPFLEWTNGAKLLFANIDQAKVLTGRDEAEAAAKVLTAWFPQVVIKMNAEGALWFSNGRPDPVRVAADPVDKIVDGTGAGDAFCAGFLPAWLEGKPPAEALSSGNRLAAKAIMHLGARPPF; this is translated from the coding sequence ATGACGCGGGTCGTCGTGGTGGGCGATCTCATGACCGACGCGGTCGCTCGCGCCCGTTATGCGCTCGCCCGGGCGAGCGACACCCCGGCGATCGTCACCATGCACGGCGGCGGCTCAGGGGCCAACATCTCCTCCTGGCTGGCCGTCGAGGGCGCCGAGGTGGCCTTCATCGGCCGCAGGGGCGCCGACATCACCGGGCGTAACCGCGACATGGAGCTGATGGGCTACGGCGTGGACGCCCGGCTCGTCATGGACCCCGAGCGGCCGACCGGCACCTGCGTCGTGCTGGTCACCCACAAGGGCGAGCGCACCATGCTCTCCGACCCCGGGGCCAACGCCGCCCTGTCCCCTGAGGACCTGCCGCGCGACCTGTTCACCCAGGGCGCGCACCTGCACCTGTCGGGCTACACCCTGATCAACGAGGGCTCGCGCGACGCCGGGCTCGCGGCGCTCGACATGGCCAGGCGCGCCGGGATGTCGATCTCGGTCGACTGCGCCTCCTCCGCGCCGCTGGAGCGCACCGGCGCCGAGCCGTTCCTGGAGTGGACCAACGGCGCCAAGCTGCTGTTCGCCAACATCGACCAGGCCAAGGTGCTGACCGGCCGCGACGAGGCCGAGGCCGCCGCCAAGGTGCTGACCGCGTGGTTCCCGCAGGTCGTGATCAAGATGAACGCCGAGGGCGCGCTGTGGTTCAGCAACGGCCGCCCCGACCCCGTGCGGGTGGCCGCCGACCCGGTCGACAAGATCGTTGACGGTACGGGCGCGGGCGACGCGTTCTGCGCCGGCTTCCTGCCCGCCTGGCTGGAGGGCAAGCCGCCGGCCGAGGCGCTGTCCTCCGGTAACCGGCTGGCGGCCAAGGCGATCATGCATCTGGGTGCGCGCCCGCCGTTCTAG
- a CDS encoding DUF5998 family protein, translating to MRETRVSAAGLREAIERSGYYPDLVTDAVESALGKEAVTAFVVHHEATFDPAMEVRRHVTVLVLSATRLLVCHTDEHPAVEGVSASHASTTTEAVRLSRVQSVAVTRVVPDPASYVPGVPPTEVTLTIGWGAISHVDLEPATCGDENCEADHGYTGAITADDLSLRVSEAADGPEAVTHVLAFAKALSEATARATA from the coding sequence ATGAGGGAAACCCGAGTCTCAGCCGCGGGCCTGCGTGAAGCGATCGAGCGCAGCGGCTACTACCCCGACCTCGTCACCGATGCGGTCGAATCCGCGCTGGGCAAGGAGGCCGTGACCGCGTTCGTGGTCCACCACGAGGCGACCTTCGATCCCGCGATGGAGGTGCGCCGTCACGTCACCGTCCTGGTGCTGTCGGCGACGAGGCTGCTGGTCTGCCACACCGATGAGCACCCGGCGGTCGAGGGCGTCTCGGCGTCCCACGCCTCCACCACCACCGAGGCGGTCCGGCTGAGCCGCGTCCAGTCGGTGGCCGTCACCCGCGTCGTGCCCGACCCGGCCTCGTACGTGCCGGGCGTCCCTCCCACGGAGGTCACGCTCACGATCGGCTGGGGCGCCATCTCCCACGTCGACCTGGAGCCGGCGACGTGCGGCGACGAGAACTGCGAGGCCGACCACGGCTACACGGGGGCCATCACGGCCGACGACCTGTCGCTGCGGGTCAGCGAGGCCGCCGACGGCCCGGAGGCGGTCACCCACGTCCTCGCCTTCGCCAAGGCCCTCTCCGAAGCGACCGCCCGCGCCACGGCCTGA
- a CDS encoding RecQ family ATP-dependent DNA helicase: protein MIDAPDAAMLREEAEERLRALAGEHARLRDDQWAAIEALVLDRRRVLVVQRTGWGKSAVYFVATALLRELGEGPTVIVSPLLALMRNQIAAAERAGIRAVTINSANPEAWEEIYGQVAEGMVDVLLVSPERLNNPDFRDNVLPELAESAGLVVVDEAHCISDWGHDFRPDYRRLSTLFAELPPGIPVLATTATANARVTRDVAEQMRLPPELRSEGDDTMVLRGPLERESLHLSVVRLPGAEQRLAWLAQTLRELPGSGIVYTLTVAAAHEIAGYLREQGLEVAAYSGQTEPAERLAAEEALLNNKIKALVATSALGMGFDKPDLGFVVHVGAPQSPVAYYQQVGRAGRGVERAEVILLPGTEDRDIWAYFASLAFPPEPVVRTVIQTLEERGVMSTPALETAVDLSRSRLEMMLKVLDVDGAVRRVKGGWEATGEPWAYDTERYQRIAAERRAEQEAMLAYLTTTECREQFLRRHLDDDTATPCGRCDNCTGRHRSPEIAAQAVETARERLSRPGVEIEARKQWPTGMPDLSGRIKPELGAEPGRALGRLTDIGWGNRLRELFAAEDGPMPDDMFAAVIKVLAAWDWRERPVAVVNVPSASRPALVRGFAERLAQVGRLTYLGELGYRAGTPGKQFNSAKRVQAIRGTLAMPKDLGAAIAQCGGPVLLVDDRVDTGWTMTLAAAQIRHAGAPAVLPLALAVTS from the coding sequence ATGATTGATGCCCCCGATGCCGCGATGCTGCGGGAAGAGGCCGAAGAGCGCCTGCGGGCACTCGCCGGCGAGCACGCCCGGCTCCGTGACGACCAGTGGGCCGCCATCGAGGCGCTGGTGCTCGACCGGCGCAGGGTCCTCGTCGTGCAGCGGACCGGGTGGGGCAAGTCGGCCGTCTACTTCGTGGCCACCGCCCTGCTGCGCGAGCTGGGCGAGGGCCCCACCGTCATCGTCTCGCCGCTGCTCGCGCTCATGCGCAACCAGATCGCCGCCGCCGAGCGCGCCGGCATCAGAGCCGTCACGATCAACTCCGCCAACCCCGAGGCGTGGGAGGAGATCTACGGCCAGGTCGCCGAGGGCATGGTGGACGTGCTGCTGGTCAGCCCCGAGCGGCTGAACAACCCCGACTTCCGCGACAACGTGCTGCCCGAGCTGGCCGAGAGCGCCGGGCTGGTGGTGGTCGACGAGGCCCACTGCATCTCCGACTGGGGCCACGACTTCCGGCCCGACTACCGCAGGCTGTCCACGCTGTTCGCGGAGCTGCCGCCCGGCATCCCCGTGCTGGCCACCACCGCCACGGCCAACGCGCGTGTCACCCGCGACGTGGCCGAGCAGATGCGGCTGCCCCCCGAGCTGCGTTCCGAGGGCGACGACACGATGGTGCTGCGCGGGCCGCTGGAGCGCGAGAGCCTGCACCTGAGCGTCGTCCGGCTGCCCGGCGCCGAGCAGCGCCTGGCCTGGCTGGCCCAGACGCTGCGCGAGCTGCCCGGCTCCGGCATCGTCTACACCCTCACCGTCGCCGCCGCCCACGAGATCGCCGGCTACCTGCGCGAGCAGGGCCTGGAGGTGGCCGCCTACTCCGGCCAGACCGAGCCGGCCGAGCGGCTGGCGGCCGAGGAGGCGCTGCTCAACAACAAGATCAAGGCGCTGGTGGCGACGAGCGCGCTGGGCATGGGCTTCGACAAGCCCGATCTGGGTTTCGTGGTGCACGTCGGGGCGCCGCAGTCGCCGGTCGCCTACTACCAGCAGGTCGGCCGGGCCGGGCGCGGCGTCGAGCGGGCCGAGGTCATCCTGCTGCCCGGCACCGAGGACCGCGACATCTGGGCGTACTTCGCCTCGCTGGCCTTCCCGCCCGAGCCCGTCGTGCGCACCGTGATCCAGACGCTGGAGGAACGGGGCGTCATGTCCACCCCCGCCCTGGAGACCGCCGTCGACCTGAGCCGCAGCCGCCTGGAGATGATGCTCAAGGTCCTCGACGTGGACGGCGCCGTCCGCCGGGTCAAGGGCGGTTGGGAGGCCACCGGCGAGCCGTGGGCCTACGACACCGAGCGCTACCAGCGCATCGCCGCCGAGCGCCGGGCCGAGCAGGAGGCCATGCTGGCCTACCTGACCACGACCGAGTGCCGCGAGCAGTTCCTGCGCAGGCACCTCGACGACGACACCGCCACGCCGTGCGGGCGCTGCGACAACTGCACGGGGCGGCACCGCTCACCGGAGATCGCCGCGCAGGCCGTCGAGACCGCCCGCGAGCGGCTGAGCAGGCCCGGCGTCGAGATCGAGGCCCGCAAGCAGTGGCCGACCGGCATGCCCGACCTGTCCGGGCGGATCAAGCCCGAGCTGGGCGCCGAGCCCGGCAGGGCGCTCGGGCGGCTGACCGACATCGGGTGGGGCAACCGGCTGCGGGAGCTGTTCGCGGCGGAGGACGGGCCGATGCCGGACGACATGTTCGCGGCCGTGATCAAGGTGCTGGCCGCCTGGGACTGGCGCGAGCGGCCGGTCGCCGTGGTCAACGTGCCGTCCGCGTCGCGGCCCGCGCTGGTGCGCGGCTTCGCCGAGCGGCTGGCCCAGGTCGGGCGGCTGACCTACCTGGGGGAGCTGGGCTACCGCGCCGGTACGCCGGGCAAGCAGTTCAACAGCGCCAAGCGGGTGCAGGCGATCAGGGGCACCCTGGCCATGCCCAAGGACCTGGGCGCCGCCATCGCCCAGTGCGGCGGGCCCGTGCTGCTGGTCGACGACCGCGTGGACACCGGCTGGACGATGACGCTCGCCGCCGCCCAGATCCGCCACGCGGGCGCCCCGGCCGTCCTGCCCCTGGCCCTGGCCGTCACGAGCTGA
- a CDS encoding DNA gyrase/topoisomerase IV subunit A, whose translation MARRTTAPPPEDFEERIVDIDVSAEMRASYLEYAYSVIYQRALPDARDGLKPVQRRILYSMSEMGLRPDRGHVKSSRVVGDVMGKLHPHGDSAIYDALVRLAQPFSMRLPLVDGHGNFGSPDDLPAAMRYTEARLAPAAMLMVESLDEDTVDFKPNYDGQETEPTVMPSAFPNLLVNGTSGIAVGMATNMAPHNLVEVVAAARHLIKKPDATLDDLMRFVPGPDLPTGGSIIGLQGVRDAYETGRGTFRMRAKCTVEQITPRRKGIIVTELPYNVGPERVVTKIKELVTSKKLQGIADLKDLTDRHKGLRLVIEIKNGFIPEAVLEELYRLTPMEETFGINNVALVDGEPRTLGLREMLQVYVDHRLEVVRRRSEFRRRKREERLHLVDGLIVALLNIDEVIQVIRSSDDSAQARTRLMDVFDLTDIQAAYILDTPLRRLTRYDKLELDREKETLSEEIAQLTEILSSEAKLRQVVSGELADVAKKYGTPRRTVLLEAPGVTRTPVVDLQVADDPCLAMLSSTGLLARTSEAAPLPAEGERAAHDVLLSVVRTSVRGEVGVITSLGRLIRVQVVDLPTLPPSANPPSLSGGHPVSEYVSLQPDEKVVGLGSLDPDGPGLALGTAQGVVKRVVPDYPANRDDFEVITLKDGDTVVGAVELESESHDLVFISSDAQLLRYSASLVRPQGRPAGGMAGIRLDDGSRVIWFGVVDPERPAQVVTVAGSSTALPGTQVGGGKVSDYAEFPAKGRATGGVRAQRFLKGEDELLLAWAGPAPAKAVSAVGKPVPLPEEVGRRDGSGVRLTHTIGAVGGALGSGPEPARGDSAPSTDE comes from the coding sequence ATGGCCCGACGCACGACTGCACCCCCGCCTGAGGACTTCGAGGAGCGGATCGTCGACATCGACGTCTCCGCCGAGATGCGCGCGAGCTACCTCGAGTACGCGTACTCAGTGATCTATCAGCGCGCCCTGCCCGATGCGCGCGACGGCCTCAAGCCCGTGCAGCGGCGCATCCTGTACTCGATGAGCGAGATGGGCCTGCGCCCCGACCGCGGCCACGTCAAGTCGTCCCGAGTGGTCGGTGACGTCATGGGCAAGCTGCACCCGCACGGCGACAGCGCCATCTACGACGCGCTGGTCCGCCTGGCGCAGCCGTTCTCGATGCGGCTGCCGCTGGTCGACGGCCACGGCAACTTCGGCTCGCCCGACGACCTGCCCGCCGCCATGCGTTACACCGAGGCCAGGCTGGCCCCGGCGGCCATGCTCATGGTCGAGTCGCTCGACGAGGACACCGTCGACTTCAAGCCCAACTACGACGGCCAGGAGACCGAGCCCACGGTCATGCCGTCGGCGTTCCCCAACCTCCTGGTCAACGGCACCAGCGGCATCGCGGTGGGCATGGCCACCAACATGGCGCCGCACAACCTCGTCGAGGTCGTGGCCGCCGCCCGCCACCTCATCAAGAAGCCCGACGCGACGCTCGACGACCTGATGCGGTTCGTGCCCGGGCCCGACCTGCCGACCGGCGGCTCGATCATCGGGCTGCAGGGCGTGCGCGACGCGTACGAGACGGGCCGCGGCACCTTCCGCATGCGGGCCAAGTGCACGGTCGAGCAGATCACGCCGCGGCGCAAGGGCATCATCGTCACCGAGCTGCCCTACAACGTCGGCCCCGAGCGCGTGGTCACCAAGATCAAGGAGCTGGTGACCAGCAAGAAGCTCCAGGGCATCGCCGACCTGAAGGACCTCACCGACCGGCACAAGGGCCTGCGGCTGGTCATCGAGATCAAGAACGGCTTCATCCCCGAGGCCGTGCTGGAGGAGCTCTACCGGCTGACGCCGATGGAGGAGACCTTCGGCATCAACAACGTCGCCCTGGTCGACGGCGAGCCGCGCACCCTCGGGCTGCGCGAGATGCTGCAGGTCTACGTCGACCACCGCCTGGAGGTCGTGCGCCGCAGGTCGGAGTTCAGGCGGCGCAAGCGCGAGGAGCGCCTGCACCTGGTCGACGGCCTGATCGTCGCGCTGCTCAACATCGACGAGGTCATCCAGGTCATCCGTTCCTCCGACGACTCGGCGCAGGCGCGCACCCGCCTGATGGACGTCTTCGACCTGACCGACATCCAGGCCGCCTACATCCTCGACACGCCGCTGCGCCGCCTGACCCGCTACGACAAGCTGGAGCTCGACCGCGAGAAGGAGACGCTGAGCGAGGAGATCGCCCAGCTCACCGAGATCCTCTCCTCCGAGGCCAAGCTGCGCCAGGTGGTCTCGGGCGAGCTGGCCGACGTGGCCAAGAAGTACGGCACGCCGCGCCGCACGGTGCTGCTGGAGGCGCCCGGCGTCACCCGCACGCCCGTGGTCGACCTGCAGGTGGCCGACGACCCGTGCCTGGCCATGCTCTCCTCCACCGGCCTGCTGGCCCGCACCTCCGAGGCCGCGCCGCTGCCCGCCGAGGGCGAGCGCGCCGCACACGACGTGCTGCTCAGCGTCGTACGGACCTCCGTGCGCGGCGAGGTCGGCGTGATCACCTCGCTGGGCCGGCTGATCCGCGTCCAGGTCGTCGATCTGCCCACCCTGCCACCCTCGGCCAACCCGCCGTCGCTGTCGGGCGGCCACCCGGTGTCGGAGTACGTGTCGCTGCAGCCCGACGAGAAGGTGGTCGGCCTCGGCTCCCTCGACCCCGACGGCCCCGGCCTGGCGCTGGGCACGGCGCAGGGCGTGGTCAAGCGGGTGGTGCCCGACTACCCGGCCAACCGCGACGACTTCGAAGTGATCACCTTGAAGGACGGCGACACCGTGGTGGGCGCGGTCGAGCTGGAGTCGGAGTCCCACGATCTGGTGTTCATCTCCTCCGACGCGCAGCTGCTGCGTTACTCCGCCTCGCTCGTCCGGCCCCAGGGGCGCCCGGCGGGCGGCATGGCGGGCATCCGGCTCGACGACGGCTCCCGGGTGATCTGGTTCGGCGTGGTCGATCCCGAGCGTCCGGCGCAGGTGGTCACCGTCGCCGGCTCCTCCACGGCGCTGCCCGGCACGCAGGTGGGCGGCGGCAAGGTTTCCGACTACGCCGAGTTCCCCGCCAAGGGGCGGGCGACCGGCGGGGTGCGGGCGCAGCGCTTCCTGAAGGGCGAGGACGAGCTGCTGCTGGCCTGGGCCGGTCCGGCGCCCGCCAAGGCGGTCTCGGCGGTGGGCAAGCCGGTGCCGCTGCCCGAGGAGGTCGGCCGCAGGGACGGGTCGGGCGTGCGGCTCACGCACACGATCGGCGCCGTCGGCGGCGCCCTCGGCTCCGGCCCCGAACCGGCGCGGGGCGACTCTGCTCCTTCGACGGACGAGTGA
- a CDS encoding bifunctional acetate--CoA ligase family protein/GNAT family N-acetyltransferase, which translates to MEAQYPAHWEADVVLADGGTAHVRPIRPADADRLRSFYSRLSDESIYFRFFGPRPRLSDREVERFTNVDYVNRVALIATIGTEMVAVIRYDRTGPGEAEVAFLVEDAHQGRGVASVLLEHLAATARERGIERFVADVLPANMRMTGLLRQAGYTAQSQFEDGVVRMTLDLTPTDTSTEVTIAREHRAESRSIARLLTPGSVAVIGASREPGGVGQTVLRNLLAADFTGPVYPVHREVRAVAGVRAYPSVSEIDGDVDLAVVAVPAEGVLDVVKECAEKGVHGLVVVSSGFGETGEQGRARQDELARIARSYGLRVVGPNCLGIANTDPAVKLNATLAATVPGRGKVGFFSQSGALGTALLQRVAQRGMGISSFVSAGNRADVSGNDLLQYWEEDDSTEVILLYLESLGNPRKFTRLARRIARSKPVVVVKSGGTPSGHSAEELGLPDSAISSLFEQAGLIRVDDLIQLFDVGQLLAYQPLPAGPRVALVTNSDALGLLAAHACRAAGLEPRAPVNLGPAAGAAEYGPALAGELASPDVDAAVVIYMPPIPGRAEEVADELLRVSKDSGKPVVATFRGHLGMHPALRVPGPSAPSRGSIPSYAAPEEAVRALALVVRYATWRAQPSTPPQELDGIDTVRARTLVQETLSSSEPDAEAAPAGFAQAGPPVEIDAAELLSCYGLTVWPAEVVRSADEAVAAAGRLGWPVVVKVADPGASRRAGTVRLGLTGPETVRNAYTEFAELFGEGVELAVQRMAPQPAVPTVVGVIEDPAFGPVVSFGLGEVTARLLQDQGFRVAPLTREDASALVRSVRAAPLLFGEYGYPPVAVDALEELLVRVGRLAHDLPEVARLDLDQVLVGESDAMILGARAILRTPAGPRLDVGPRRLS; encoded by the coding sequence GTGGAGGCACAATATCCGGCTCACTGGGAGGCCGATGTCGTCCTGGCCGACGGCGGCACCGCGCACGTCCGCCCGATCCGGCCCGCCGACGCCGACCGCCTCCGTTCCTTCTACTCACGGCTGTCCGACGAGTCGATCTACTTCCGCTTCTTCGGGCCGCGGCCCCGCCTGTCCGACAGGGAGGTCGAGCGGTTCACGAACGTCGACTACGTCAACCGCGTCGCGCTGATCGCCACCATCGGCACCGAGATGGTGGCCGTCATCCGCTACGACCGCACGGGCCCCGGCGAGGCCGAGGTCGCCTTCCTCGTCGAGGACGCGCACCAGGGCAGGGGGGTGGCCTCCGTGCTGCTGGAGCACCTGGCGGCCACGGCGCGCGAGCGCGGCATCGAGCGGTTCGTCGCCGACGTGCTGCCCGCCAACATGCGCATGACCGGGCTGCTGCGCCAGGCCGGTTACACGGCCCAGAGCCAGTTCGAGGACGGCGTCGTCCGCATGACGCTCGACCTCACCCCGACCGACACCTCCACCGAGGTGACGATCGCCCGCGAGCACCGGGCCGAGTCCCGCTCCATCGCCCGGCTGCTCACCCCCGGCTCCGTCGCCGTCATCGGCGCCTCGCGCGAGCCGGGCGGCGTGGGCCAGACCGTGCTGCGCAACCTGCTGGCCGCCGACTTCACCGGCCCCGTCTACCCCGTGCACCGCGAGGTGCGGGCGGTGGCGGGCGTGCGCGCGTACCCGAGCGTGAGCGAGATCGACGGCGACGTCGATCTGGCCGTGGTCGCCGTGCCGGCCGAGGGCGTGCTCGACGTGGTCAAGGAGTGCGCGGAGAAGGGGGTGCACGGGCTGGTCGTGGTCTCCTCCGGGTTCGGCGAGACGGGCGAGCAGGGCCGCGCCAGGCAGGACGAGCTGGCCCGCATCGCCCGCTCCTACGGCCTGCGCGTCGTCGGCCCCAACTGCCTCGGCATCGCCAACACCGACCCGGCCGTCAAGCTCAACGCCACCCTCGCCGCCACCGTGCCGGGCAGGGGGAAGGTGGGCTTCTTCAGCCAGTCCGGCGCGCTCGGCACCGCCCTCCTGCAGCGGGTCGCGCAGCGCGGCATGGGCATCTCGTCGTTCGTCTCCGCGGGCAACAGGGCCGACGTCTCGGGCAACGACCTGCTGCAGTACTGGGAGGAGGACGACTCCACCGAGGTCATCCTGCTCTACCTGGAGTCGCTCGGAAACCCGCGCAAGTTCACCCGGCTGGCCAGGCGCATCGCGCGCAGCAAGCCCGTCGTGGTGGTCAAGAGCGGCGGCACCCCCTCCGGGCACTCGGCCGAGGAGCTGGGGCTGCCCGACTCGGCGATCAGCTCGCTGTTCGAGCAGGCGGGCCTGATCAGGGTCGACGACCTCATCCAGCTCTTCGACGTGGGGCAGCTGCTCGCCTACCAGCCGTTGCCCGCCGGTCCCCGCGTCGCCCTCGTGACGAACTCCGACGCGCTCGGCCTGCTGGCCGCGCACGCCTGCCGGGCCGCCGGCCTGGAGCCGCGCGCCCCGGTCAACCTCGGCCCCGCCGCGGGCGCCGCCGAGTACGGCCCCGCCCTCGCCGGCGAGCTGGCCTCGCCCGACGTGGACGCGGCCGTCGTGATCTACATGCCGCCCATCCCCGGTCGCGCCGAGGAGGTCGCCGACGAGCTGCTGCGGGTCTCGAAGGACTCCGGCAAGCCGGTGGTGGCGACGTTCCGCGGGCATCTGGGCATGCATCCTGCCCTGCGCGTGCCCGGCCCGTCCGCGCCCTCGCGCGGCTCCATCCCGTCGTACGCGGCGCCGGAGGAGGCCGTGCGGGCGCTGGCCCTCGTGGTCCGCTACGCCACGTGGCGGGCGCAGCCCTCGACGCCGCCGCAGGAGCTCGACGGCATCGACACCGTGCGCGCCAGGACCCTCGTCCAGGAGACGCTGTCGAGCAGCGAGCCCGACGCGGAGGCCGCGCCGGCCGGGTTCGCGCAGGCCGGGCCGCCGGTCGAGATCGACGCCGCCGAGCTGCTGTCCTGCTACGGCCTGACCGTCTGGCCCGCCGAGGTCGTGCGCTCCGCCGACGAGGCCGTGGCCGCCGCCGGGCGCCTCGGCTGGCCGGTGGTGGTCAAGGTGGCCGACCCCGGCGCCTCCCGCCGCGCGGGGACGGTCCGCCTGGGCCTCACGGGGCCCGAGACGGTGCGCAACGCCTACACCGAGTTCGCCGAGCTGTTCGGCGAGGGGGTGGAGCTGGCCGTCCAGCGCATGGCGCCGCAACCCGCCGTGCCCACCGTCGTCGGCGTCATCGAGGACCCGGCGTTCGGGCCGGTCGTCTCGTTCGGGCTGGGCGAGGTGACCGCGCGCCTGCTCCAGGACCAGGGCTTCCGCGTGGCGCCGCTGACCCGCGAGGACGCCTCCGCCCTCGTGCGCTCCGTACGGGCGGCGCCGCTGCTGTTCGGCGAGTACGGTTACCCGCCCGTGGCGGTGGACGCCCTGGAGGAGCTGCTCGTACGCGTCGGCCGGCTGGCCCACGACCTGCCGGAGGTGGCCCGCCTCGATCTCGACCAGGTGCTCGTGGGGGAGTCCGACGCGATGATCCTCGGCGCCCGCGCCATCCTGCGCACCCCGGCGGGCCCCCGCCTCGACGTCGGCCCCCGCCGCCTGTCCTGA